Below is a genomic region from Helianthus annuus cultivar XRQ/B chromosome 2, HanXRQr2.0-SUNRISE, whole genome shotgun sequence.
CTTGACTTACACATCAGATTGATCAGGAATTGATGGATTAAAGTTTGTTTTTAATGATCCTAAACAAACCTGCAGCAATTGATAACTCAACATAGGACAAGAAATATATATTTCTTCTATATATCAGCATCATATCAATTGTTCGATTTAAACCTTCAAACAAATGCTGAATCTGGAAAAAAAATGAAGAAACATTGGTATCTAAAATCTAtgaaatcttaaaaatcaaaacGAAAACAAAGTGTTAGAACAACGATTAacgaagaaagaagaagaagcaCCTGTGTTGATATCTAGGGTTTGTAAAACGTGGCGGTGACAGACAAAAAACGTGATGGTGGCGATTAGAGATGGAAGATGGTGGTGGCAAGAGACTTGGATTATGAAATTTAGGGTTATTTAGTTGCTTATATACCCGGGTCAAAAACACGGGTATAGATATCCAGTGCGGGATCCGTATAGAAAATATCACTTTTTCTCACATTTTCCCGCCAAAACACCTAAATGGTTGCACCAGGAGATGACACGTGTCCCAAACcttatttgtttattatatatatagatttttGTAAACAGTATGTTATATGTTGGTAGAATattgttataattttttttttttacaaattacaAATTGGTTGTCACTTGTTCTCCTGGGTAAATTTATTTGATTGCTATTGGTTTTTGCTTGAGATAAATGAAATTTATTTGATTGCTATTAGGTGTATCACTTTTGTCAAATATTGTGTAAACAACACATGATACGTATTAAGTTATCTGTAAAATGATTTATAATATATAGGTATCGTATGGATAGATGAAAATCACTTCTTTGtgttaaaaataaattatattattgTGACTATCTACATTCTAACACCCGCTTGTTTCCTTTGTATTAATATAAAAATCCTATATATAGGTTTCTAACAACTCAATGAATTTGTATACGAAAGCTACATATTTATAGATATACTTGACAAATAAACGGAGACGCATtagatgaaaaaaaaatcaaccgAACTAAATATATTGCTAAGTTGATTATTAGACGCATCTTTTAATATTCATTTACTTTTAAGAATAATTATTAATCTAACCGACTTTTAATGATAATACCTTATTTTGACTACTATTCTGGTCTTTTTTATAAAATCACCACCGACTTCTCAAAACTAATTTGTGAAATACTTTTTCTGGTTTTGTAGGTACCAATTCTAATCTTGTGATtctatttttctttcttttttaagAAAAACGTACTTTGCGAATTTCTTTTTGATAGGTCTCTTTTAAAATTTTAagtggttgtgaaacaatgattacCTCGATATTAAATTCAGATAGGTTCCACTAAAAAAAGTTATCAGATTTGTAATGAGAGAGATATATAAGAGAGAGAAAAAAGCTAACAATAAATTATTTttagggtattttggtcatttaacaatacttaacTAAAAAATGTTAATAgtgttaaaaatttaaacttaaaGAGTTAAGAAAAATGGGTATAAAGAGTTAGGGACTCAGGGCATTAAacgtttttattttgattttgaactcaagtggttcaaaccactaaaacacaagaactcaaaaagtaatttatccTAGACATAGATAGGttatatatttctttttttaatttatattttcgTTTTGGGCTTTTCCTTTGTTATTTAACTTAAAGTTTAACTAAACAATTTTTAATACCTTCTTAGAAATGTTTTTTTCCCGTTAAGTAATCGTCTGCTGTCGCAACGCAAACTCTTAACCAGGTAGCATCATCTAACCCCATACCTGTTCCAAACCCATCCTTTTAGAACTAATAATATTCCGTCACCATCCCAAAATATACACAAAGTTAGTTAGGTTTTTTATTCTCATCCCTTTACTTGATTTTATCTTGTATCCCAAAATATACACAAAGTTGGTTAGGTTTTTTATTCTCATCTCTTTGCTTGATTTTATCTTGtacaatttatatttttatatatttttatatttttatattattccAATCTCATGTAGTCATGTTTGCTTCCAACAATTCAATAGTCTTGTGAAAACAATGTGAAGTGAACCACCCTGAGTCCTAGTCAGCAAAATAAATATTCACATGTGGCGCAATATTAGCATGCAATCGTTACCTCTTCATGCGCCGATCTAAAagtaactctctctctctctctaaaactctctctttctctctctaaatctCTCCTCCGTTACTCCGTCACGAGAAAGTACAAATCACCTCAACCTCGCCGCCGCTGCCGTCGCCGTCATCATCACCACTTCAAAAGTAACTTTACTTTAATCTCACTCATAAACACGTGTTCACAATATCGCAAACTTTAATCGCTTGATTTTGCCGTTATCAGTACTCTATCAATGAACCGAAAGCAGTGTCGGTGAGCTTTTCCGTAATTCTACGTAAAATTACTCTTTCTGTACTCAATTATTCATCAATTTGTTGCAGGTTTACGCGTCTGTGTTTAGGCTTAATGTTTATAAGTTTATTGTTTATTAATCGTTAACCGTAACcgtttcttttttgtttttgtgatgAAAAGTGATTGTAGAACTTGAATTTTGACGATCGAGAGCTGCATCTGCTGTTTCAGGTTCGATCGAGTTGTTTTACACTCTTAATACTCAATCGTTCTTAATTATTTGCAGGTTTACGTGTCTGTGTTTAGGTTTATTGTTTATTAATCGTTAATCgtaaccgtttttttttttttgttattttttgatGAAAAGTGATTGTAGAACTTAATTTGAAGATCGAGAGCTGCATCTGGTGTTTGAGGTTCGATCGAGTTGTTTTACTCCCTCAGTACTCAATCGATCCTAATTATTTGCAGGTTTATGTGTTTGTGTAGGCTTATTGTTTATTAATCGTTAACCGTatcgtttttttttgtttttgttattaaATGTGATTGTAGAACTCGAAATTGACGATCGAGAGCTGCATCTGGTGTTAATTGTTTAAATGGAGAAGAAGAAGTATCCGGTTGGAGCAGAGCACTATGTGCTGTATGAGGAGGTAGGGCAAGGTGTCAGCGCATCAGTTTTTCGCGCCAAGTGTATTCCGAACAATGAAATTGTTGCGATTAAGATTCTCGATTTCGAACGCGGCAACAGCGATCTGGTAAATTCAGTTCGTTCATAGTTTTATACTGTATTTTGATTTATGGATTTATTTGATTTGGTTTGTGTTGATTATTTAGTGTATTTAGGTCATTGATTTTGAAACTGTGGTTATGGCTGATTGAACTGTTTGATTGTAAATTTTACTTAATGGACTGAATAACTGAATTGAACTGTGTGGTAATACCTTCAAGAAGACCTAGATGTGATTGGGATTTATGGGTTAGGTTTTTGACTTTATTGTTTCTAACCCTACCTTTAGTCATTGATTCAGAATTTCATGATTGACAGATCACTTTCAagttttatattatattttatgatGACAATTAATATCAGCTAATTAAAGGTATCTACATCGTATTTATGATCGATGTTTGGAGCTTCGGTTATAAGTTGCACCGACTCTTGTAGGCTCATAATTTGATGATATAAGATAGAAAAAAATAGGAGAAACTTTTACATAAACAACATGAGCAAAGAACTCCTGTTTATTAGGGCATGCCCTACATGAACCTCGATATTACTGATTTTGGACATCTTGAATTAGTTAGACCAGTTGTACTGCATTAGTTTCAACCTCAAATTTATAGCAAATTGGTTTGACTTTGTGGGCGCTAATTTATGTTTGATTGATAAGCTATGTTTGTTTCAAATGAATTGCTCATTTTTAACGTGTTATCAGAACAACATATCACGTGAAGCTCAAACAATGATTCTGGTTGATCATCCGAATGTGCTTAAATCACATTGCTCCTTTGTGAATGACCATAATCTGTGGGTTGTCATGCCGTTTATGCCTGGTGGTTCTTGCCTTCATATATTGAAATCTGCCCATCCTGACGGTTTTGAGGAAGTTGTTATTGCAACTATACTGCGTGAGGTATTAAAGGCACTTGAGTATCTTCATGATCATGGCCTCATTCATCGAGATGTCAAAGTGAGTTcttttttacttctcatttaaaTCCAAAGGTCTCAGAATTTGTATCAGCACAATTTAGAGCTATATGCTGGTTTTGCATTATTATGATGCCTATAcatatgctttttttttttttgttctttttaacAGGCTGGAAACATTCTCATTAGTGAGAATGGGGCCATCAAACTAGGAGATCTTGGGGTTTCGGCTTGCCTATTTGATTCCGGTGATAGACAACGCACGAGAAATACATTTGTTGGGACACCATGCTGGTACTACTTGCATAACTTCTATATAAAAGAACAACTTTCATTTATCGTATATGATATTGTCCATAGTGATTGTTTCTGAATTTGTACTTACTTTAGTAATACATTTTTCCAGGATGGCCCCTGAGGTTATGGAACAGTTGCATGGCTATGATTTCAAGtcggttatttatttatttttatgtcATCAGTTAACCCGTCTGTCTACAAGGCCAAAATAATGGAGCCGTGATTAATATCACCTGATAATTTTTGCAGGGCTGATATCTGGTCCTTCGGAATAACAGCTTTAGAACTTGCTCATGGGCATGCTCCCTTTTCAAAATATCCCCCAATGAAGGTGCATCCATCTTGCATTTTTATGCGTTTCATATTTACTTTAGCGCGATAGATTAGTGTTATATCTAAAACTAAGTTGTGACAACTTAAAATTACTTTTACAATGACAGGTTTTGCTCATGACCTTACAAAATGCGCCTCCTGGTCTTGACTATGAGAGGGACAAGAAGTTTTCTAAGGTAATATGATTTGTTTattttaagagtaaaatgccattttcgtccctgaggtttggccagttttgcgactttcgtccacaggtttgtttttccgcattcggatccaaaaggtttgaaatcttgccattttcatcaagctcgttaactccatccatttttctctattaagtcaggggtatttttgtctcTTTTGTTAACTTAAGGGCAGttcggtctttttcaggggtattcggtctttttacataaagtgaaaaagaccaaattgctctttaagttaacaaaaaagacggaaatacccctgacttaacggagaaaaatggatggagttaacaaacctttggacgaaagccgcaaaactggccaaacctcatggacgaaatggcattttactcttatatttatatattatttcaCCACTTTAGGATCAATCAGATTGTCTCAAATTTGTTTTGTCTGTTCTTGTTCTTAAGTCTTTCAAGCAGATGATTGCAAGTTGTTTGGTTAAAGATCCTTCAAAACGTCCTTCTGCTAAGAAGCTTCTGAAGCATTCCTTTTTCAGACAAGCTAAATCCAACGAGTTCATAGCACGCAAGCTTTTGGAAGGTCTTCCAGCAATTGGCGATCGCCTTCAGGCATTGAAGGTTCctaagttgttgttgttgttgttattattattattattattattttgtttgaGATCATTAATACATTATAAGTTTATGTAATCCATTTATGTTATATTAACTCTGATCTGTTGGAATAATAGAAAAAGGAAGAAGATATGCTTGTGCAAAAGAAGATACCGGATGGAAAGAAGGAAGAAATATCACAGGTAAAGTATATAGGAAAATGCGTTTTGGGACGGATATCTGATTATCAGTCACATTTTATGCTTCTTGTTATCTGATAACCGGGCTTTATCTAGTTTTTTTTAGCAAATATTGTATATTCCAGTTCGGTTTTTAAACCGGTTTGAAGTGATGGAAACCCGAGTTGGTAACAACCAGTTCGAACCGGGTTTAAGACCGGTTTGGGCCAAAAAAACCGTTAACCGTTTTTTGCAATCGGTTTAGTTTTTAAACCTGTTTCAAAGATCGAAAATAGGAACTGGCCTACAAACCGCTGGGTCGGGTTGAGTCcgggttttaaaaaaaaacgaATCCGGTTTTTTTTCCGGTTTCAAACCACAAACCAGTTTTTTTTGCCCATGTCTAATTCCGGTCATTTAATCTGCCAAGTTTCTTAAATAATCAGAGATTTCGGCACACCTAAACAGCAAATGCACATCAGTGCACTATTTTTCATGCCTTTCTATTACAACTTCTTATAGAATTCTGATTCAATATCACATAATCACTTCAGAATTCTGCTTATAGATTTCGATACACTCTCAATCTAAGTTTTGTACTATGGGACAATAGTTGCTTAAACATTTCCCATATGCAATTAACTACTTGTTAAAGATGCTTGTTGAGTTTTGATATCCTTTAAATTGTCTATTCTTCTCTCCTATATTTCTCAACATATTCAGTGAATGGGCTTATTAGTTTTAGTTCTGAATCTCTGTTTTGATAACTTGTTTCTAGAACGAATACAAAAGAGGGATTAGCTGCTGGAACTTTGACCTCGAAGATATGAAAGCTCAGGCTTCCTTGGTATGTGACTTGATATTATGTATTTGATTTTGAACTACAAACTCTTTTTGTTCGATtcataatatttattttatgtttaGTTAGTGTTTTATGATTATGACATTATTATCACCATAATTATCTGAATCTTTGAATAAAACAATTTAGGAGGTTGTATACATTAAAGATAAGAATTTGTGGTGACTTCCAATATGCTAAATCCATTTGACCTGTTTGGAATAAACCATAAACCAAATCAATCTATTCGTAACAAACTGGGTCAAAACTGGCACCTCTTTTTTTGTCAGTGCCACTATCCTCTATGTGACTAAAACAAACTGAAAAGAGTCAAAAGACCATTATAAACGATCGAGTTTATCGTTAATGCAATTTTCTTTATGTAACAAATTCAGGACGAGGAATCTGTATCTGACAAAGATCACTTGGGGAACTCGAATACTTTGAATGGGATCTGTGCTAGTGGAAGTGGACTCCCGCCTACAGATGTATTAACTCGATATCCTTTAAATGAGGAATacataattttctttatttagaTTTAATAAATAATGATTAAAATAATTGCAGGCGGGATCTGCTCCAGTTGTTGACTCTAATGCATCATCCTCTGTGTATGTTAATTTAAATTAAGAACATCATTTTATAATTTATACAATAACATATTTTACAGATTTGTATATGCTTGAAAGTTATATTTTTATCCTGTGGATGAGCTTCATTTTGCGACACTTAATTGTTCAGAGGCAAATGCGAGAGTAATGGACACATGAGTGTGAAGAATTCTTCTTCCCATGCTGCAAACTGCAACAAGAATGATTTTGCTGGAAAACACAACTGGGATATTAGTAGAAAGTCGGTTGATGGTGTTGGATCTCATTCGCACCAGGAGGAACCTTCTTCTCGATGCGTTTCAGTTGATGAGTATGACATCTTACATATATTATATctatatcaattttttttttttttttttgtgtttagaTTTAAATATAGGgtaaattgcattttacgtcCAGTTTCAGCCAAATTTCCAGTCCTTTAACTAATGAAATTACAACGGATGTCTTTTGTGTTCTAATTTCTTTACAGGCGGTGTCCATTCTCCCTAATAAGATTACAAAAATAAAGGGCATCCGCTGTaaagaaattaaaacataaaGGCCATCTATTGTaaagaaattaaaacataaaggacatctgTTGTAATTTCGTTAGTTAAAGCACAACACCTGAAACTTTACTGAAACGTAAAATGCAATTTaccgttatatatatatatacatattaataatTACAATATTTGAAACTAGAATCTAGATCATCTTTGCATGTATTAAAAACAACTTTGATGATATAACTTAGGGAGGTTGACAATGGGCAggtgggtaacgggtcaaaatggggtTCGGTTCAATAAGGGTAAGTTTTAGTATGGGCCAAAAAGAGTCGGATCAGGTTGAGCCAACACACTTTTGCTCagttatatatattaataattacAATATTTGAAACTAGAATCTAGATACATCTTTGTATGTATTAAAAACAACTTTGATGATATAACTTAGAGAGGTTGACAATGGGCAGGTGGGTAACCGGTCAAAATGGGGTTCGGATCAATAAGGGTAAGTTTTAGTATGGGTCCTATGGGACAAAAAGAGTCGGATCAGGTTGAGCCAACACACTTTTGCTCAGTTCTTACGAACATATAACGTGTTGAATACGATTATCTCTACACCACAATAAAAAAAATCTTTGATATTTAAATGGTAATCAACTGTGTCTATGCTAACTTGGTAAAATACTCGCCTTTTAGCCCTTAACTTCGAAAAATCGCTAAGAATTGATAAATAATTTTTTGCAACTTTTATCTGAAGATTGACGTGTTTCCCTTTAATTGTATGTAATTTTCAGTAGCAAATTGCAAGGGGAAATTCATGTAGTCTCTAGACCTAATGGATCTCATTCACAGCCGATGGCAGATACCGTGACATCTGAATCCATCTCTAAACCTTCTAAAACAACATGTGAGTTTTTAGTTTAATCTTTCATTCAGCATTGTCTGACCGGTTATTGTATTTGTTTTCTTAATTACTATATGTCCTAGAGGTATCATTTCGACCCATATGCTTATAAATTGGTTGATTTAGGTTGTGTGTTTTGGTCTCGGTTGGGTCAAATCACATATTATTTTTTAACTAAAAGGGGAATGGATCAGCCTTCTAAATTATTTCATTCAAAGTTACAGATTGTTAATGTAATATTTGTTTTTTGGAAAATGGTCTATCCTGTCAAACCGAAACATCCATCAAGCTTAAACAACCTGTTCCCTCACAACCCGAATCCATTTTGACCTGCAAgtctaggggtgttcaaaattcGATTATAAAGAATTCGAATTCGAGTCTAGTAAACCGCATACGAATCAAATGCGAATTATTAACtttaaattcgattcgaaattcgaattcaAATTGTAcacatttatttattatatttatatatatttatttattatatttatatataatacacacaTATATGATATAACTTTAATTTGGCTATAGTATAAATAAATCTAAATTCTAAAATAGCCCATAATGAATTTACATATTTTAAACAAATTTGAATCAAaacgaatttattcgaattcaaATTGACCAGTTTTAATCAATTTCGAATTCAagcaaaaaataaaattatttaaaaaattcggttcgatgaacacccctacctGTAATCCAACCAGACTGACCTACCCATCTTGACGCCTCTTATATATCCAGTTTGTGTTGCTTTGAAGTCACACATACACATTGAAACTTTCTATTAACAATAATCGTGAAACAGTAACTAGTGATGACCAAGATGAGGAATCAAAGTGCCAAGTTGTTCAACGGAAAGGGCGTTTTAAAGTTACTTCGGAGAATGCTGACACCAATAAGGTAAGTTGTTTTCATCATCTTTGAGGTCACCGTGTGCAttcaaatttatatatttttttatattttttattttgtagGTAGCTTCATCTCCTGTACTGTTAAAGAGTCCGAGCATGCGGTTACAAGTATACCCTGCTTATTCATATAAAGCATCAGTGtttcttttatttctttttctAATATTTCTTTCCTCTGTAAAgttccttttcttttattttggTAAATGAATGACATTGACCATCATGTAAAACTAAAGGTGGCAACTTGGATGGGTCAATTGGGTTCGGTAACAGGTCAAAATGGGTCATTTGTGGCACGTAAATTTTTAGTATGTCTAAGTATGATTACGGATACTGAATTATTCCAATATTTTTTTGTTAACACAACGATTTAGGAGGTTCGTATACACTTTGGATAAGTTTCTATTCTATTCGATCAAACAGTTCGACTGTTTGACCCATTAGGGATAAAACATATCCCAAATTGTATTTTCTAGCCCTTGGAATATCATTTTATTTGCTTGTTGTAATTGGCTTAATTGAACTTGTGATATGCTGTTTGTAGGTAACGATTGAACATCCAGCTGGCCCGCAACCGTCTCAAGGTGATTCTACTGCAGTTCAAACTACTCAGCAAGCAAATAATCTTCAAGGGGTATTTGTCAGCGAAGCCTGCATATgctgtatttttttttatatttataaaacattAAAAGTTATTTACCATTTACAGGATGGCATTTTGAGTTCCACAAAGCAACTCTCTACTGGCAAGTCTATAGGTCAGGATATCTCTCTGTCTATGATTGATTACATTTCGTTATATGAATGTTTATTCATAAGGGATTGCAAAATGAGCGGTTTCGGTAATGTTTAATACAAATCCATGTCAAAATATATTATTTCAAATATATTctaatttataatttaaagtgATCAAAACGGGTCAAAAACGCTTTTATTCTACTGGTGGAAACGGGTCAAAAACGCTTTTATTGTCATTTGGGTTGAATGTACAACTTTTGTCCAAGGTTATGAAGTTTGTCTAAAGAATTAGGGTGTCTATGATTACaaaatttttatcatttaaaTAGTTTTTAACTCTTTTGAATAGAGTAAAATGccgttttcgtccctgaggtttggctatttttgcgactttcgtccaaaggtttgttttttcgcatttgCATCCAAAAGGtattttctctgttaagtcaggggtattttcgtttttttgttaacttaagggcaattcggtcttgtacattatgctaaatgcttgtacataaagtgaaaaagaccggattgccctttaagttaacaaaaaagacgaaaattcttctgacttaatggagaaaaatggatggagttaacgagccagatggaattggcaagatttcaaaccttttggatccaaatgtggaaaaacaaaaacaaacctttggacgacaTTCCCAAAATTGGCCAAACCCCAGGATcgaaaaatggcattttactcttttgaaTAAATTGGTTGATTTTCCTAGTCCAttctttttatataattttttagtTTTGATCTGTTAGAAAGGAAAACACCGAATCGACAGATTTATAAGTAAATCGGGTCAAGATTGCCTACATCTATACTGATATGCTTTTCGTCTTCAGCCAATAACAGCACAGACACGGGATCTACAGCAGGCAACATCACTGGACTAGAAAAATCAAAGGTATGAATCTGTTCCACTTAAAATGTAATGTTACCGAACATTTCGTATTTGTTAAAACAGTACTTGTCTGTTCACAAGCGATGGCTTGTTGAATATTCGCTTGCATTAGTGATAGATACTTTAtcttgattttcagatgcatcTAAATGATGCTCATTTAATGGAAAAGGAAATATTTCTAAACGGAGCATTAAAGATGTAATGTACATAAGTCAACAAAAATGGCCCATTTGGCAACACAGACATGTTTGTTTGGTTAGGTCGTGTACCAAGCCGTTCATGTGTACTTGAATATTAGCTAGAATTTACCAAATGAGCGGGTTAGGTAACAAATCGAGTCAAAATGTAGTTTTACTTTTTAGTAGGGGTGCTAAACGAGTCGTGTTGGCGGgtccaacccgacccgaccccgAAAAAATTGagatgaacccgaacacgacccgatcccgaaaatcgtgtcatacatatgaacccgaacacgaccccaATATTCACGGGTTGACCCAAACACCACTTGTtcgacccaaatttttttttttttttttttttttttttttaaatcataaaaagacaatatcattccacacgaaaaaatTTCAGtacaaaaaacacaaatgtatacaATTACATTTTAActataaatttttatattaatttcttttttaattaattatggcataaaataccCCCTGAAACTGACCCAAACCCGTTTAGGCTAAACCCAAACCCATGAATTtcatgttaggttcgtgtcgtgttttcaggtcatgtcagaaattcacaccccttgTTTTTAGTAGGGGCTGGAAATTGGTTTTTTGAATTTCCTTTAtcaataattaaattaaattgttGAATATTATAACAAAAGCTAAATTCTCACAAATAATTTCAGAGAAAAAAATAACCAGAACCTGACCCATTTTCATTCTGTTATTAACTTTATTTTCAGGTAGATGCAAGTGATGATAGGGAAAAGGAGTTGCTCAATGAGATAAGCGATTTACATCGTAGGTAAACATCCGTTCATAAAGACCGACATTTTTGTAACTAATTTGTTGAATATAAGTACAAAGTCGCTCCCGTTTTTTTGTGTGCAGGCTCTTATGTGCACAGGAGGAACTGCAAAAATACAAAGCTGGAAATTGTCAAAATGTTTGTCTCGTTTAGTTTCTATTACTTAGGTGTAAAGGTGACGTGTTTGGGTAACAACGTATCTTTTAATGGGTCAAACGGGTAAAATCGAAACTTTTAGTTGAAAAATATACGGGTGATTTGATTGAATGGTCGA
It encodes:
- the LOC110910454 gene encoding serine/threonine-protein kinase OSR1 isoform X1 produces the protein MEKKKYPVGAEHYVLYEEVGQGVSASVFRAKCIPNNEIVAIKILDFERGNSDLNNISREAQTMILVDHPNVLKSHCSFVNDHNLWVVMPFMPGGSCLHILKSAHPDGFEEVVIATILREVLKALEYLHDHGLIHRDVKAGNILISENGAIKLGDLGVSACLFDSGDRQRTRNTFVGTPCWMAPEVMEQLHGYDFKADIWSFGITALELAHGHAPFSKYPPMKVLLMTLQNAPPGLDYERDKKFSKSFKQMIASCLVKDPSKRPSAKKLLKHSFFRQAKSNEFIARKLLEGLPAIGDRLQALKKKEEDMLVQKKIPDGKKEEISQNEYKRGISCWNFDLEDMKAQASLDEESVSDKDHLGNSNTLNGICASGSGLPPTDAGSAPVVDSNASSSVGKCESNGHMSVKNSSSHAANCNKNDFAGKHNWDISRKSVDGVGSHSHQEEPSSRCVSVDDSKLQGEIHVVSRPNGSHSQPMADTVTSESISKPSKTTLTSDDQDEESKCQVVQRKGRFKVTSENADTNKVASSPVLLKSPSMRLQVTIEHPAGPQPSQGDSTAVQTTQQANNLQGDGILSSTKQLSTGKSIANNSTDTGSTAGNITGLEKSKVDASDDREKELLNEISDLHRRLLCAQEELQKYKAGNCQNVCLV
- the LOC110910454 gene encoding serine/threonine-protein kinase OSR1 isoform X4 — translated: MEKKKYPVGAEHYVLYEEVGQGVSASVFRAKCIPNNEIVAIKILDFERGNSDLNNISREAQTMILVDHPNVLKSHCSFVNDHNLWVVMPFMPGGSCLHILKSAHPDGFEEVVIATILREVLKALEYLHDHGLIHRDVKAGNILISENGAIKLGDLGVSACLFDSGDRQRTRNTFVGTPCWMAPEVMEQLHGYDFKADIWSFGITALELAHGHAPFSKYPPMKVLLMTLQNAPPGLDYERDKKFSKSFKQMIASCLVKDPSKRPSAKKLLKHSFFRQAKSNEFIARKLLEGLPAIGDRLQALKKKEEDMLVQKKIPDGKKEEISQNEYKRGISCWNFDLEDMKAQASLDEESVSDKDHLGNSNTLNGICASGSGLPPTDAGSAPVVDSNASSSVGKCESNGHMSVKNSSSHAANCNKNDFAGKHNWDISRKSVDGVGSHSHQEEPSSRCVSVDDKLQGEIHVVSRPNGSHSQPMADTVTSESISKPSKTTLTSDDQDEESKCQVVQRKGRFKVTSENADTNKVASSPVLLKSPSMRLQVTIEHPAGPQPSQGDSTAVQTTQQANNLQGDGILSSTKQLSTGKSIANNSTDTGSTAGNITGLEKSKVDASDDREKELLNEISDLHRRLLCAQEELQKYKAGNCQNE
- the LOC110910454 gene encoding serine/threonine-protein kinase OSR1 isoform X6, which gives rise to MEKKKYPVGAEHYVLYEEVGQGVSASVFRAKCIPNNEIVAIKILDFERGNSDLNNISREAQTMILVDHPNVLKSHCSFVNDHNLWVVMPFMPGGSCLHILKSAHPDGFEEVVIATILREVLKALEYLHDHGLIHRDVKAGNILISENGAIKLGDLGVSACLFDSGDRQRTRNTFVGTPCWMAPEVMEQLHGYDFKADIWSFGITALELAHGHAPFSKYPPMKVLLMTLQNAPPGLDYERDKKFSKSFKQMIASCLVKDPSKRPSAKKLLKHSFFRQAKSNEFIARKLLEGLPAIGDRLQALKKKEEDMLVQKKIPDGKKEEISQNEYKRGISCWNFDLEDMKAQASLDEESVSDKDHLGNSNTLNGICASGSGLPPTDAGSAPVVDSNASSSVGKCESNGHMSVKNSSSHAANCNKNDFAGKHNWDISRKSVDGVGSHSHQEEPSSRCVSVDDSKLQGEIHVVSRPNGSHSQPMADTVTSESISKPSKTTLTSDDQDEESKCQVVQRKGRFKVTSENADTNKVTIEHPAGPQPSQGDSTAVQTTQQANNLQGDGILSSTKQLSTGKSIANNSTDTGSTAGNITGLEKSKVDASDDREKELLNEISDLHRRLLCAQEELQKYKAGNCQNE
- the LOC110910454 gene encoding serine/threonine-protein kinase OSR1 isoform X2, whose translation is MEKKKYPVGAEHYVLYEEVGQGVSASVFRAKCIPNNEIVAIKILDFERGNSDLNNISREAQTMILVDHPNVLKSHCSFVNDHNLWVVMPFMPGGSCLHILKSAHPDGFEEVVIATILREVLKALEYLHDHGLIHRDVKAGNILISENGAIKLGDLGVSACLFDSGDRQRTRNTFVGTPCWMAPEVMEQLHGYDFKADIWSFGITALELAHGHAPFSKYPPMKVLLMTLQNAPPGLDYERDKKFSKSFKQMIASCLVKDPSKRPSAKKLLKHSFFRQAKSNEFIARKLLEGLPAIGDRLQALKKKEEDMLVQKKIPDGKKEEISQNEYKRGISCWNFDLEDMKAQASLDEESVSDKDHLGNSNTLNGICASGSGLPPTDAGSAPVVDSNASSSVGKCESNGHMSVKNSSSHAANCNKNDFAGKHNWDISRKSVDGVGSHSHQEEPSSRCVSVDDKLQGEIHVVSRPNGSHSQPMADTVTSESISKPSKTTLTSDDQDEESKCQVVQRKGRFKVTSENADTNKVASSPVLLKSPSMRLQVTIEHPAGPQPSQGDSTAVQTTQQANNLQGDGILSSTKQLSTGKSIANNSTDTGSTAGNITGLEKSKVDASDDREKELLNEISDLHRRLLCAQEELQKYKAGNCQNVCLV